In the Glycine max cultivar Williams 82 chromosome 6, Glycine_max_v4.0, whole genome shotgun sequence genome, CATCATAGCTGGTTAAATAAAGTGCCTCCACTCCACGGTCATCTTATCATGGTTTTCATCATAGCACTTACCGCTAGCAAATGGAAAGAACGAAGCTTATATATCAAGGTGCAATTTAAGAATGCAAATATTTTTCCTTAACAAATCACATTCCACGTACCTTGAAAGGAGTTTACCCCACAATTTTTAGTGTGCATATATTTTATGCAATCTCAGTAGTTCACTTTTTGTAATTAATCATTATATTTGCACTTTATATGAAATTTAGAGGAGCCAAATTCACAAACTCTTAGGTACTCGAAACAGATAAAACTGAAGACTGCACTATGATTGACCTTAGTGACCCATCAAAAGATAAAACGTCCATTAATCTCTTTGAGGATCTCTACTAAACCTAATAGTAAGTAATCTGACCGTGCTTCAAAGCATCACCAGGGAAGGAGGAGGAGGGGGCTCTTTTAGCAAcagttaaaaaaagttaatgaacAATGCTGTTTGAAAAATTCATTAGATGAATGTTTCTAAAAATTAGCAGTTATGAAGTCTAGTAGTCCACATTCTTTAACAGCAGTTATCATAgctgaaaaaaaatcaacaagatGAGGTCTTTTAGCAGTGTAGATCAATATGCTGCAGGAGTTTCAGAAATGAGAGCAACAAGATGAGGTGCATTTTACAGTGATCAACAGAGATGTAGAGCACAGGAAATGTAAATAAAGCTCGgatcataattaatatatccGCCTTAAGTGAAAGCACAAATCTGAGTTTATTAGCAGACCAAAGATCCTATGGTGGCTCTTTCTCCCTCACTACACAAACTATACTATACAGCAAGTTGCAAATATTGTACAAGAAAGCAATAGGGACTGCAGATGAACTTCCGtatgaattgaaatttccataCACATTGGAGGTCAGCTACTGATAAAAGAGTAGGAAATTAAAACATGTGTGTCCAATGTGGCTTCAACACCCCACtttctctcaagtctcaacagAAGAGTGGTATCGTAACTTCCACCTCCCTCCATCTAGTCTAATTGCTTTATATATGAATTACCTGTGATCAAAATTTAGCAGGTATAAGATAACAAGGAGCCAACAAAATATAATAGGCTAAATTACAATCTTGGTTCCCCTAGTTTTCCAAATCCATCATTTTAATCTCcttgatttttaattgtaacatttaATCCcctattttataaattgatgaTTTTGGTCCTCTCGttgattattaactaataattatgattattaagatattaaattaattataaattgaataaaaattattaatcattaatttttttttgataaaagacTATTAACCCTAACATAGAGTTGCTACCCGTGGAGTCGAAGATGTGTTTGCATAGAAGAGGAGAAGAACAATGTTGTGGAGaattaagattaatatttttattaaactttttaataattaatgattttaattaatttataatcaacttaataactcaattaatcaaaattatttgttaataatctatcaagaggatcaaaatcataaatttataaaactagaataaccaaatgttacaattaaaatCCAGAAGGACCAAAATCATGGATTTAGAAACCAGGgggaccaaaattaaaatttaaccaatataaaaaggggtcacaataattaaattaagagtAAATGACAATTTTGGTCTTGAATGTGTAAAACAGTGACAATTTAGTCcccaaaaagaatgaaaattctgATATAGTCCTTTTATGTGTAAAAAGTGTGTTTCGTGAGACCATTTcaatttaacatatattttttaaaaaccaatttgacaTCAAGTCATAGGATATGATGTAATTATcgcattttttatacatttatgaactaaattaaatttttcattatttcaagGATTAAATTGTCATTCCCTCATTGGTATACACATTCAAGGAGCAAAATGATCATTTACTCTTAAATAATATAGAACATAATCTTCAAGCAAAGCATTGACAACTAATTCGATGTTACTGAAATGTTCAGAACAGGCAGtaatagtatatataaaaagtcATCAATGCTTTCATTTGTTTGGGAAATCTTACCCAGTTTGAGGTAGCTGCTTCCAATTCAGCATTTGGTGAGATTGAGGATGCCTTTGCAAGTAAGATGAACTGCTTgttataccattttcatctccTACAAATTGTTCTGAGTAACTGGAAGCTGGTGGAGACCATACTGGAACTAAACCTCCATCCCTTTCTCTCCTGGTACCACTTGAAGATTCTACTGCAGAATCATCAGCTACATTTCTCAGGTCCATCGTAGTATTGTATTGGGTTTGTGTATTCCTATTAGTGGTCTGCAACATCCGTTCGTTCAATGCAACTCCTGCATTTTGTTGTGCATTTGCAGTTACTGGCACTTCAGCTCTGCTGCTCTCTTCTGCTGAGTTTCGAAGATCAGAAGACGTTTCTTCCTCTTCCACTCTCAACAAGGAAGAAGTGATGCTTGGAACCATCTGATCTTGGTAGCGCCGAGCAATGGGAAGGGGATTGTTCCTAACAGGTTCATGAGTTTCCTCCATTCGCGTGTCTTGAGGAAAAGCAGCAGGAACTGATTCAGAAGAGTCTCCAAGTCCTTCCTCCGTTCCATTTTCCATTGCAGCTCTTGAAGCTGCCTCTTGTTGCCACATTTTTGATAGTGCTTCTAGTAATCTGTTTTTTGCTGCATCTATTCCCACAATTGGAAGAGGATAGTTCGATCCTAGCTCAATTCCAGCAGCTTGTAGCACTGACTCTGGTGCATTCCAAGGATGATGTATCCACTCAGTGGGTAATCTTGAAAGTTCTGGAAGCCAGCGTCGCACGTATTCTCCATTTGGGTCGAATTTGTAGCCCTCAAACTACAAAATCCAACAATTGAAATGAGTGTATCTATTACTAGAAAGTCTATCAGTTTTCAGCCTTCAAATTGCTGATATTAGTAGGACATAACTCAACCTCAAAACCAGTGTCAATAACCACAAACTCAAAATTCAATCCTATTGACCCTATAGTTGGAGGAACAAGGGCAGGTAGCaatctaaataaaattaaatttcaagaaaaaaaaaacctcataAAGTTTGTAATAGTTATGAACTTAAGATCGATCATATATATCAGAACAAAGTCACAAGTAAAAAGAGagaatatatatttcaataggaaaaagttgagaaaaagtaaaagaagacAGTGTATAATGGTACATGCACATGCAAATAGATGATCACAAATCCAAAAGGTCAGCAAAGAAACGAACTCTGTAGCTTTTACACAAAAATAACAGCACCTGTGGATTATCTATTCGGTCAATTTCACGACCATCAGGGAGACTACCAGATATGTACTGCCAACCAAGAGCATCACTCTCAAGATCGGCATCCAAAAGGGTATCCCAGAAATACTTCATTCCCCATCTCCAAGGAAGCTGCAGAACCTTCACAAAGAAACTAGAAACTACAACACGTATTCGATCATGCAGCCAACCAGTGGCCCACAACTCCCTCATCCCAGCATCCACCAAAGGGTACCCAGTTCTTCCTTGTCTCCATGCCTTAAAATATCCTTCATTTACAACCCAAGGAAAGAACTTAAGGTGGCCTAGAAGAGGCCTTTCATGACTGTAGGGATGGTTGAAACTAATGTACCTTGAATATTCTCTAAGACCTATAGATTTGAGGAACAAGTTCACGCTCTCTTCACCAGCTTTGTTTCCTTCGTTGGCCCACAAAACTTGTTTGATGCGGACTAGATGGAAGACCTTCTTGACACTCAACTCACCAAAGTGCAAATGGGGTGAGAGAAGTGAGGTAGTGGCACTGTCTGCTTTCCTGCGGTTTTTTGAGTACTCAATCAGTGGACCATTTATGAATGTTGTCAATGCCTTGTTAGCATTGCTCCACCCGGGTGACCACGCTCGAGCAAGAAGTGCATTGCTTGCCTTCTCTAATTCATCTTCAAACAGCAATGTATCACTAGGGCACCTCGATGCATCACCTGAAATAGGACAATAGTTGTCAACAAGGGCAAATTGTAGTAAAGCCTGATTAGGACAAGGAAAACGAACAATGCCTCACAGATGTTGCAGACTAGGAAAATTATGATATCAGAAGCAAAAATTGAACACTTCAAATGAATTCTTCTTGAATATCTATATCTGAACTACTATTAGTAAATTAGGCACATGTGACTATAAATTTGTACATCTAAAATGAACTCCATATTGTTAAATATTATGCCTATAGTTTTCACCTTTCTGTTATGTTAAATAGCAACTTAGCAAGTGGCATTCAAAGAGTACATAGTTTTGTTTCTTCTCCAATTTAGATCATTGTTCAGTAACGAATAGAAAGCACAAATTGAACATTATGCAATTGGCAGCTAgtctatattaaaattaaaagaaagccGAGGCAATGGAAAGAAGTGAACAAAAATAGACCTGGAATTATCCTTTTAGGTGGGAGAAGAGGTGACTCAGGGTCATAAGGCATGCTAAGACATCTTTCCCAAAAAGCAGCAAAAGTTGTGAATGGTCGGCCAtgtgcatcattcacatccCATGGTTCATATAATAAGTCCGCGTTGAAGGAACGTACTGTTATGCCCTGAGCAGTCAGAACCTCCTTTGCTCGGTGATCCCTGACAAGTGACAGAGGATCTGCAACATAGAAAGATGTCTAGTAAACTTTCACAAACAAGAATTGAAGGAAGTAAAAACATCACCATGAAGTAGAAAATTGACCATTTAACTGTATTTTTTAGATTGTTAAGAAGCAAACTACAAAAGATGAATATAAATAGCAAAGTGAATTGTACGGAGGATCAATCACAGACAACCTTGTAAGTGGGGGCAAACAAATCAAGCTAAAAATGCTTAAGTGATATGTCTTGTTCCGTACAACGTCACCCCATAAAGAAATAATCCCAATTGATATAGTATATAGAATCCAACAATCCAAAATGatgttttacaaattacaacTAACCAATAACTTCCCAAAATCTAGGCATCCTATTTGCagtgtttaaataaaaaaaagtagaactTTTATCAtaggaaacaaaaatgaaaaattaatatattgaaaGGAGTGGGTAATAATAGAAAACTGACcatataaatgattaaaaaagagTTGAGTGGCTCCAGTGGACTTAACAACCTCAAATAGAGAAGAAAGAGTATCAGTGGATCGCTTAGTGATGAGAGGAGTGCCAAGATTCCTGAGAGAGGAATCAAGGTGAGCCAAACTGTTCTTGAGCCACCATCTAGAGACCCTGCCAGGGTAGTATTGTCCTTCTTCTTCAGGTGCCCATATGAAAACTGCAACAACAGCACCAGCTCTCACTCCTGCTGTCAGTGCTGGATTGTCTTCTATCCTCAGATCTCTTCTGAACCACACTATGCTGCTGCATCCACCACCTGACATCTCTGCAAAGCTAAAGCTAAAAACTTCAACCACCCCCACAACCTTAAACTACtttcacacacacaaacacaaaactCTTTAAACAAGTTTTAACCATGTGATGTAACTTGTCTCTTCGTGTCTCCTGCGAGATGAagaaaaaccaaaccaaaaatGTAGTTAATTagtcttatcttttttttttttttttcagttttctttctctctctctctctctccttctctacctttttctttctttctttcttgtctTGGCTTTTCTTTCTAACTTGTTTAACAGGAGATTTTAAGCCATAAATAGGTGAAAGCACAGCGTGATTATTGAGTTGATGACTTTTTAAGTTTTGGTTGTATTTCTTTCTCCCAATATTGGTGTTTTTGGTggaaattattagtattttccATCAAAAATTCGTATATTGTTGCTTTCACTACCTAGTTGTACGAAAAAGCCCAAAGGCTTTGACAGAATGGACACACTATGAGAAGGATAGGTTAGAAGGAACAAGGAAGGAAGAGAGGAAGTGAATAGGATTAGTTAACGGAGGGGAAGATACAAAGAATTGATAGGCAAATTGCAGCCACAACTTTTTTGTTCTCTAGATTTTTAGGTTTTTTCTCTTATCCTGTGCACTATGcgataaataaaacaaatccaTCTTCCACGTCTCTCCTTTCTTGCATTTCTACACAAGTTGTGTGTTGTGACTCACACGTGGGATATTATCGAAAAAATCACACAACTCCCTCACCTTAAGCTCTCTcgaatttaattttcatgttttcatGCGTGTGTTCTCCATTTCACAACACAGGACTCAGAAGTCAGAACCTGTCAAACTCAC is a window encoding:
- the LOC100797839 gene encoding cryptochrome-1-like isoform X2, producing the protein MSGGGCSSIVWFRRDLRIEDNPALTAGVRAGAVVAVFIWAPEEEGQYYPGRVSRWWLKNSLAHLDSSLRNLGTPLITKRSTDTLSSLFEVVKSTGATQLFFNHLYDPLSLVRDHRAKEVLTAQGITVRSFNADLLYEPWDVNDAHGRPFTTFAAFWERCLSMPYDPESPLLPPKRIIPGDASRCPSDTLLFEDELEKASNALLARAWSPGWSNANKALTTFINGPLIEYSKNRRKADSATTSLLSPHLHFGELSVKKVFHLVRIKQVLWANEGNKAGEESVNLFLKSIGLREYSRYISFNHPYSHERPLLGHLKFFPWVVNEGYFKAWRQGRTGYPLVDAGMRELWATGWLHDRIRVVVSSFFVKVLQLPWRWGMKYFWDTLLDADLESDALGWQYISGSLPDGREIDRIDNPQFEGYKFDPNGEYVRRWLPELSRLPTEWIHHPWNAPESVLQAAGIELGSNYPLPIVGIDAAKNRLLEALSKMWQQEAASRAAMENGTEEGLGDSSESVPAAFPQDTRMEETHEPVRNNPLPIARRYQDQMVPSITSSLLRVEEEETSSDLRNSAEESSRAEVPVTANAQQNAGVALNERMLQTTNRNTQTQYNTTMDLRNVADDSAVESSSGTRRERDGGLVPVWSPPASSYSEQFVGDENGITSSSSYLQRHPQSHQMLNWKQLPQTG
- the LOC100797839 gene encoding cryptochrome-1-like isoform X1, producing MSGGGCSSIVWFRRDLRIEDNPALTAGVRAGAVVAVFIWAPEEEGQYYPGRVSRWWLKNSLAHLDSSLRNLGTPLITKRSTDTLSSLFEVVKSTGATQLFFNHLYDPLSLVRDHRAKEVLTAQGITVRSFNADLLYEPWDVNDAHGRPFTTFAAFWERCLSMPYDPESPLLPPKRIIPGDASRCPSDTLLFEDELEKASNALLARAWSPGWSNANKALTTFINGPLIEYSKNRRKADSATTSLLSPHLHFGELSVKKVFHLVRIKQVLWANEGNKAGEESVNLFLKSIGLREYSRYISFNHPYSHERPLLGHLKFFPWVVNEGYFKAWRQGRTGYPLVDAGMRELWATGWLHDRIRVVVSSFFVKVLQLPWRWGMKYFWDTLLDADLESDALGWQYISGSLPDGREIDRIDNPQFEGYKFDPNGEYVRRWLPELSRLPTEWIHHPWNAPESVLQAAGIELGSNYPLPIVGIDAAKNRLLEALSKMWQQEAASRAAMENGTEEGLGDSSESVPAAFPQDTRMEETHEPVRNNPLPIARRYQDQMVPSITSSLLRVEEEETSSDLRNSAEESSRAEVPVTANAQQNAGVALNERMLQTTNRNTQTQYNTTMDLRNVADDSAVESSSGTRRERDGGLVPVWSPPASSYSEQFVGDENGITSSSSYLQRHPQSHQMLNWKQLPQTG